The window aaaacctttaatccaatatacaaacaaggaagtctctgatacaatgtcacttagggtgggaaaggcttagtcttaaaactaagccttagcctgacctgtggtggcgcagtggataaagcatcgacctggaaatgccgaggttgccggttcgaaaccctgggcttgcctggtcaaggcacatatgggagttgatgcttccagctcctcccccctgtctctctcttctctctctcctctctaaaatgaataaataaaataaaaattttaaaaaaaatctaaaaaaaaaaaaaaacacaaaaaaacaaaaaaaacccctaagccttaggctataagaattctgcctgcttacagcctgtcttcccacacccaatgcaaactataagccagcaaaccTATACAGTTAGTGCTCGACTTACGGTcacaattggttccaacagactggtcataacacgatttggtcgtaagttgagtaggctatatgtacagtactgtgaaatgatgttataaaaatctttaagtcatattttatcataattttctttgttcattttatgccatttgtatcatctctacaccattttgtttcttatttttacatttgtcaggtttaagtaaaaccctgcattaccagtacaactggtttaatatttgcaaagacaatttcctcttggtagacatcttaggaggggtttgatgaaaaatatccaagacacaaaacacaaattgctgtacggagtctgggataacagctgaaatggtgcacgcagagatggtagtgctgctggaagctggtccgcactgtcataagcccagctgggcaatgcttgtgctgccagacgcggagcagtcgtggctagcaattgtggtcgtaaagtcaaatggttgtaagttgcataggttgtaagtcgatcaatatttgtatatcatatttacaaacttatctgaccaacaagtaggcaagcctagagtttcaaacctggtgacctcagagttccaggtcgacggtttatctactgcaccaccacagatcaggccaaagAATCTTTAAGAAGTAAAGTAAGAATCTATACTGGAGCCTAAGTGAAAGTAATAAGGAAATCTGGAGAACAGAGGTTTGTTCCAGCTAGGGATacataaatcaaggaagattttTAGGAAAGTGTGGCATCTGGCCTGGTGTTAAATGCAGGATTTATATTTGTGATGATGTGGGAGGTGGTCGAGTACTCCAAATGAAGAGCCAGCACAGAAACAAGGACACAAACATTTCAGCATATGAATAGCATACTGAAAGGCTCTACAAGTCAAGTGACAGATGAGGCCAGACAACTGTTTCTCATAATTCCAAGCAAATAAGTTCTTTTGCAGATAAGTGGGAGCTCTAGGTGtttagcaaaaatgaaaaaaataaggtaACCAGACTATAACTGTCTTTTAGAAAGTCTAGCAAAAATATTTGGTAGTTTTAAAGTGACtaggtgtttaaaaaaaaaaaaactaagagacCCTGCACCACCTATTAACGTGGACAATAAGAATTAAAGAAATCTACCAGTTGTATTGAGGAAGAAAGCCCCCCTCCCCAAACTAAGAGGCTTCAaggatgtaaggccaggagccgccatcgtggccattcacatgcaggttcccattggattcgagtagacggtaaagaaatggcggagtcggaggatggtgggccattccgtttattggtgtctcactaagacaggcaagccacaagagaagacaagggaaaagcagaaaacctgcttttcccatgaagggcaagggatcagggaggcccctgcaatggtgatagcaggaaccgagagagcaagctcctagtctgccccactttatagaaatcaaaacctttaatccaatatacaaaacaaggaagtctctgatacaaagtcacttatctgaggcataatgggattcctcatgagagtgcaccccacatcatgcaatcagtcaagggtgtggggaaaagcttagtcttaaaactaagtcttaggccaggtgtccctaaactacggccccctgaggccatttatccaccccaccccctgcacttccggaaggggcacctctttcattggtggtcagtgagagaagcactgtatgtggcagtcctccaacggtctgagggacagtgaactggccccctgtgtaaaaggtttggggaaccctgccttaggctataaccaccgggcctgcttacagcctgtcccctacacccaatacaaactataagtgagcaaacatatatatcatatttacaaacatatttgaccaacaaaggacattttatgttttaggccAAGCGTTCAGAGATATTTTGTAAAGGACACTTTTGTAATTATATGACTTGCATTGGAATGTCTGTGGTATAGAGAGCGAATGCAGAAAAAGGAgtaaaatgttggtcaaataattttgtaaatatggtttttatacttgtgtgatttACAATGAGGGCTAGGCAACACCAGCTAACAATGGTCCCAATGCTTGGGAAGagctattattttgctaatggagaggttttcttactagaaaattagaaagaaaggagaaatcagACCTCACCCTCTCCTAttcactgaggaggaagagaagcaatgaggaactcagggggaagggagatctgaatagccccttcctctccccttttcttaaaagttttaagaTCTTAATGGGCGATTTCCAGTGCTTATTCTCCCACATCACTTAAacctcctcccatcctgaaatccgTGTGATTGCCGTGTACCTCTAAGGGGTCATGAGAACCTTGTATGTGAACCCTACACCTGTAAAGGGTATATATGATGTAAGAAATCTCTAATTTTggggagcatgtgtctttggagTCACTAGCTCCGCGTGCTCTGCCGCCGGCTttctaataaattctcttttcctcttataaagttatctgagtgtctggCCTCATTGGGTCGCTTTCCCGCAACAGTATGTGACCTTAGTAAATGTAATTAGAAAAATAGGCACCACATACTGAAGACCTGCCCTGCACCCTGGGGACTGCACTAGATGCTCTcacataaacactttttaaagtcCTAGGGGAAACCTTTCTTCCTCCAAAGAAGGCACTGTTATGGGGCAGAACCCCACAGGTCAGAAACTCCCCCCCAATCTTAGAAAATATTCTTTATCCACCCTAACCTCTCACCACTATTGCCATCTGCCACTGCCTTACTCTGTCTCCCGTCTCTGGCATACAGCCCCGTGTGGAGCCTTTGCCCATGCTCTTCTGTGAGCCAGGCTCTCCTTTCTCGTCAGAGGAAACCCATCATCCTCGAGGCCAATCCAAACTGCGGCTGTGTGAAGACTTGGGGGTGGGCGCGTGGGCAGCTCACCCATCAGCACTGTACTCACACAGAACTTGGCTCCGTTATAGCACTAACCGTGGGACATTAGCTAGTCAGCTGTCCTTCATTATCCACCAGACAGGGAAGGTTCTTATTTACATCTACCCACTTTCTCCCTATCACATAAATTGATGCCCGGGACATGCTAACTGCTCCATACTTGGTTATCAACAGAGATTTCTTCTCACCCTAATGAAACCCCACAAGAGCTACTGAAAACAACGTTAATATGGAATTAGAATATATAGTAGAATAAAATAACCCATTAGAGAGCTGTGCACTCAGCAAGTGAGTCAAGCCTGGCATGTTCGAAGTGACACAGAAAGGTGGAAGGAGCACGAATTGAGCATTGCCAAGGGAGGGCGAGTTCACAACAGGCAACATGAAAAGCCAGCTGGGCAAGCCCGGGGACAGGGAGGCGGAGGGCCCCGAGCCGACTGGCCCTAGCGCCCCGGCAGGAAAGGGGAGACCGCTTGGTTGGGCTCCAAGACTGAAGCGTGCGGTTCTGCCCCGGCGAGCGGGGCGGGGAGGAGAGGAAATGACGAGCCCAAAGGGGGTGGTAACGGTGCCGGCCGGGGACCCGGGCCGGGCGTGATGGAAGGAGGCGGCCGGCTCCCCCGCCCCTACCACGGGGACGGCGGGGAGGCCCCGCAGAGCGCCCCGGCGGGGACCGGCCGGTCCCTCTGCCCGCCGCACCGGGGGCCCCGGGGCCGCGGCGCGCGTCCTCCCCAGGCCTCCCTGCGGACAGACGGACACCGCTCACGGAGGAACGGGGTTCGCGGGCCCCGCAGGGGCAGGCTGCCCGTCCTTGGGGCCGGAGCGCGGAGTGCTAGACGGGCTTAGATGTGAGGACGGAACCACCAGGAGGCAACCACGGAGGCGCGCGTGTGTGTACCTGAGTGTAGGGGCACCCGTGCCAGGCAAACCCGCCACTCCTGAGCCTGGGGCCCGAGACCCTTGGCCTAAGGGTCGGGGGAACCGGGACGCATCCCCAACTGGCACGGGCACCGTGCAAGGGTCTGAACCCCGAGGTGCCTGCCTCCGGGGGCGCCATCTCCGCGCGGGGCAGCCCCCTGCAGGCCTCGAGCGGGAGTGCCCCGGGACGCTCGCAGGCTCTGGACCCGGGCCGCTAGCCGCCCCACTCGGCTAGGCTCAGCTCGACTCCCCGGGCTCGACGGGCACCTGGGCCTCTCCTGAGTGGTCAGTGAGACCCGCCAATCGGGGCGCTGGGGCCGGCGCTGGGCCGCTGGATATTGGCTCTTCACACTCACCGTGCCTCGCTCCCCCGGTTCGCTGCCCGCGCTGATTGGCTCCAGTACCGGACTCCGAAACCCAATCAGAGGCTccagccgccgctgccgccgccacaGCCGCTGCCTCGCAAAATGGCGAACCCGAACAAAGGGGAATCGGGCCTCCCTCCAACCGTCTCCGCGCAGGCGCCCCTAAGACCACGCCCCCAATCCTCCCCGCTCTGGGCTCGCTCGCCCCATCCCGCTGAAGAAGCACTGCGCAGGCGTTCCCTGAAGTCACGCCCGCTCCCCAGATTAGATACCGCTGCCGACGAAAGGAATACGCAAACGCGTTCTAGACGCTGCAACCTAAACACCTCCCTGAACATATTACTACGCAGGCGCTAACTAGCTCTTTTGCCAACTTCCCACCCCTTTCTACGCGACCTCTGGAGGCATACCCCGGGTCAATGCGCAGGCGCCGTTCCTCCCCGTTCGTGGTCGGCTCTCTCGTTACGCATGCTCGGGAGGCGGCGGGAGACTCCACGGTATTTACCGCCGGAAGTTCGGCGGCCATCACCAAAGAGCGCCGGTTCGGCTAGCTAGCTAGAGGGACTCATTTCCGCGTCGCTCTTGGGGAGGTGGGCGGCCATCTTAGATGCGTGCTCTTAAAGGCTGTGGCGGGATTGGTTCCGCATTTGGTTTCGTTGGCTGCTCCCAACCTACCAGGGCTGGATCTGGAGCCCTTCCCCGCGGGGTGGGACCGCCTAACGGCCGACTTCAGGTGAAGGGTAACCCCGGTACGCTGGGGCTTTGAGCGAGCCTCCTCACTCTTTCCCACGGGACCCCAGGATCAGCTGCAGCCTCGCTGACCCACGCTGGGGTAGGAGATTGTAGGACACTTTTCTAGACTCCTCCTCccattcccctcctccccccaaaaaagagggGTGTAAGCCTTTCTTAAGACGccacctcctttcctcccccctgaGCCGGGCAGTACACTCCCCCCCGTCCGGTACACTCCCTAGTGGTGGCCCCACGTCCCTCCGTTTTTCTTTTAGGCCCAACCCACCGAGTCTAAGAACTGTCCTGAATCCGCCCGGCGCGGGCGCGGGGAAAGCAGGAGGCGTGGCCTAGGGCCGCCTTTTCGCTGGTGGAGCGGGCGCCCCGGGGAAGCGCGGTGTGCGAGCGGGGCACGGCCGCCTCCGAAACTAATGCATCTTCCCTCTTCCTTGCCCCGGGAGAATTTTGTATTATGTACTTTCTACAGGCTGAACGAAATCACATTCAGTGATAAATGTTAAGGggaagaataataaagtgggtggtCAGGGCTATCTTAATATCAATATATACAGGCTGCTTAAgcattttcccttccttttccctcctcatagctgaagaaacatttaaattctgGAGATAGCAACTCGGTATCATGGCCGGCAGCCCTAATGAAGATGCAGAAGGAAGCAGAGTGCGTAATAACTAATAACTTACGGTGAACTGAAATTAATAATTGCGATCAAAAGCATACTTTATTATTAAAGCaataattgtctttttttctgtctagCTATTTTACTAAAGAAAGGGTAGTACAATCTAGTCAGAGACCAGCCAGCACTTTCCTTTTACACGTGCTTTAATTCCTTGTTAACTCTTTAAATTATGAGGATGTGGCTTTaaatcaggagtagtcaacctttttatacctaccacccacttttgtatctctgttagtagtaaaattttctaaccgcccacccgttccacagtaatggtgatttattaagtaggaaagtaactttacttgataaaatttataaagcagagttaagcaagttaaagcatataatagtaattacttaccaagtactttgtgttggattttcgctaagtttggcagaataaatctttataaaacaactatagttaaatctatctttttgtttatactttggttgctctgttaccgcccaccataaaagctggaacgcccactagtgggcagtagggaccaggttgactaccactgctttaaatcaagagggtggccctggccggttggctcagtgttagagtgtccacctggcgtgcaggagtcctgggttcgattcctgaccagggcacacaggagaagtgcccatctgcttcttcacctcttcccctccccttcctctctgtctctctcttcctctcccgcagccaaggctccattggagcaaagttggcccaggcactgaggatggctctgtggcctctgcctcaggtgctaggatggctctggttgcaacagagcgatgccccagatgggcagagcatcgccccctggtgggaatgccgggtggatcccggtcgggcgcatgcgggagtctgtgactgcctccctgtttccaacttcagaaatatacaaaaaaaaaaaaaaaaaaaaagacagtgggaGGGGTGGAAGACAGGAAAGGTAAACAAAGAAATAGATTAGTGTTTTACTGTatctaataaaacattttctttgcctttgcatACTTTAGATCTCTTACGTGAAAGGAGACCTTTTTGCATGCCCCAAAACAGACTCTCTAGCCCACTGTATCAGTGAGGATTGTCGAATGGGAGCTGGGATAGCTGTACTCTTCAAGAAGAAGTTTGGAGGGGTGCAGGAACTGGTAAATCAACGTGAGTTTTGGAAATAGTTTAACTTTTATGCCCTGGCTAGAGCATCTTTTGACctcatgttatattttattaaacaagctATGTGCAAAAAGGTTCCTAACCACTGAGTACTTCCAATTTACCAgattttttcctccaaaaaaaTAGCCTCTTGTGTGGGTCCTTATCACATCAAGCTTGAAATCTTGTAAAGGCTCgtaccctcttcctcctctgccacTTCGCTGGAAACTAATAACTGAAGTCCTTATCAAAGTCCACAAATACTAGCTTAGCATTCAAGGTCCGCTGTTCACCCATATGGTACTTAGGAGTTTTGAATTCTCTCTATTACAGATCCCTCCTATCACTTACTACCGGTGATTTTAAACCGGAGTGTGTGTGAGAATCATGTGGCACTGCAGAAACAGTGTTCAGACCACAGTCCAGGCTTAGTCCGCTGCTCCACCGGTGATGCTGATCCCAGCCTTGACCAAAGCTATTTCTTAGTGCTTTGTATTGTAGTTACATGTAAACATGACACTTGCTCTTGGTTGAAAACTGTTACCATGAGGAACCTTTTTGTATGCCTATGTTCTTTATAATGCTTAAACACTAGCTCTTGTATGTAAAAAGATTATTATTGAATGAACACACATTTGGCAAAAGAAAGATGCTATATGTTATAAACTTTTCAAGGCAATAGacattaaagtttttttaagtgaatagtGAGGTGTACTTGAAAATAGGAAAGGGATAGAAGGTGGTTTGTGAGGAAAACATGGTTGAGAAAACATGATTAAGAAAGCTGGCAGCCAGCCCTGGTGAGTTGGTTCAGAGGGGGTATAGAAGCCTcaggttcgactcctggccagggcacacaggaaaggcaaccatgtgcttctcccaatctctcccggtctctctctctcctttcctctcctgcagccatggctcaattggttcaagcacatcggtcctgggccctgaggatggctctctcaagcctttgcctcaggccataaaaatagctcagttgccagtggccctagatgggcacagCCTCGACCTCAGACGGGGGTTCCCAGggagattctggtcagggcacacggaggagtctgtctcttatCTTCCCtgttctcaaaaaaacaaaacaaaacaaaaaacctggcaGCTAAGGAATATATAGTGTTTAGGAAGACTGATAAAAAGCGGAGTGTTCACAGAAAACAAGTTTCTTTAGAGTAGAAAATTAGTTCTCGGTAAACAGGTCTGAAGGTTATTTAAAATCTAAGAATGGAgatcagtgttttattttttttcttttctattaaataaatttctcttaGAAAAGAAGTCTGGAGAAGTGGCTGTTCTGAAGAGAGATGGGCGATACATATATTACTTGGTAAGATGGGACCAAAGTTTGATATGCTCTAAGGGTTGGTGAACAGATGAGCTGCGCTGAATTCCTTTTGATGGTGATACTCCATTCTGGACAACCACAGATGCTGGGAAACTTCTGATCTCATGCCAGGTCAGGTCCAGGGGTGATGGCTGCTTGGAGCTCTGGGTCAGAGAGGAAGCTGTGTCCTAGCTCCATGGGAAGGAGTACTGTGACATCTACCAAAGGCCCGTGTTCTAAGACTTGCAAAAGTTAGGGATGCCacccattctttaattctttacttGTGAGATAGAAAAACAATAATGTTTCAAGAGACAGATTGCCCAAAGGAGTTTATCTCATTCTTCCCTATCAAATGCACTCAGCTGCTTTCCTCCTGCTGCTCAATGTGGGGTTCTTCCGCTGTCCAAATGGTCTTCAGCCCCAGAGTGTGGCGTCTCAGTGATGGTGCTGGGTGGCTTAGAGCCAGCCCACTCTAAGCTTGATTTGAACAGCACACTAAGGAGGATCATATCTTTGCTGTCTTATGGGCTGATGCGACTTATATTGTATGCTAccagtttctctcttttctccctgtcCTTTTATAGAGAATCAAAAAGCAAGCAAGCATAGGTTTCTAAATAAATAGACTTAACGGGAAATTTTCCAGTGGTATGGGTTCTTCCTTGTTACAGATATGCAGCTTATCTCTTGGAAGTGGCACAAAGACCTTCACCTACTTTGCTTAAAAACAATGCACAATAGGCACAGTCTGTTAGCCTGCTGGgcttgagaaaagaaaacattacatGGCAGTGTCTGGGTTTCCCAGACGCTATTTAATTGATTTTCCTCAGGGCCTCCCATAACTAGAAGGGGCAATGACATATCTCATCTACTGTAGACTATTCTATAAATACACTTCATGTTTTATCAGATTGTTACGGCTTTTCTTTGGCTATCATTTTGGACTAATAGAAGTTTGAATTCTTTCTCTATACTCAGATCACAAAGAAAAGGGCTTCACAGAAGCCAACTTATGAAAACTTACAGAAGAGTTTAGAGGCCATGAAGTCCCATTGTCTGAAGAATGGAGTCACGGACGTCTCTATGCCCAGGCAAGAACACCAGGGTCCTAAATAAAGACTTAATTGACTGCTGGGGTTTACTGTCTACCCACAAAGACAAATGACTTAATAGTATAGTCCAAAACACAGACCTAAAGGTGGACAAATTTCAAAACTGAATAATTGCCAGTGAATCAGTTGTC is drawn from Saccopteryx leptura isolate mSacLep1 chromosome 1, mSacLep1_pri_phased_curated, whole genome shotgun sequence and contains these coding sequences:
- the OARD1 gene encoding ADP-ribose glycohydrolase OARD1 codes for the protein MAGSPNEDAEGSRISYVKGDLFACPKTDSLAHCISEDCRMGAGIAVLFKKKFGGVQELVNQQKKSGEVAVLKRDGRYIYYLITKKRASQKPTYENLQKSLEAMKSHCLKNGVTDVSMPRIGCGLDRLQWENVSAIIEEVFEATDIRITVYTL